The proteins below come from a single Conger conger chromosome 10, fConCon1.1, whole genome shotgun sequence genomic window:
- the LOC133138309 gene encoding class I histocompatibility antigen, F10 alpha chain-like produces MLDDLQVLYYDCNVKKVISRSQLSSTNVVEDFILEGANIAMEYVYYTMRNPAHRVNLLSNHTGGVHVHQMLGGCVLDNDKSSLLMVWEAYDGTEVAHYDMHNRTVNPLWPQLMWTTKKEASYLMDFTNVYRPICIQTLKYYLGKEKNIVLRKERPRVRLIHKLCIKTGEMKVSCLATGFYPRHINLTMLRDGHPIPDEELILGEVLPNGDGTYQTRRTLSICSEELRERHHYTCSFTHLTLDNKLDINWVPEEGSDVAVISSLVVVLVLVLVFTIPVFVLCKRRHKVSSTSFLRVDSAS; encoded by the exons ATGCTGGATGATCTTCAGGTGTTATACTATGACTGCAACGTAAAGAAAGTTATCTCTCGAAGCCAACTGAGCTCAACAAATGTAGTTGAAGATTTTATCCTTGAAGGTGCAAACATTGCGATggaatatgtttattataccaTGAGAAATCCAGCACATCGTGTAAACCTCCTTTCCAATCACACTGGAG GAGTTCATGTTCATCAGATGCTGGGTGGATGTGTGCTGGACAATGACAAGTCCAGCCTGCTCATGGTGTGGGAAGCTTATGATGGAACAGAAGTGGCACATTACGACATGCATAATCGCACAGTCAACCCTCTATGGCCACAGCTTATGTGGACCACAAAGAAAGAAGCATCCTATCTAATGGATTTTACAAATGTTTATCGGCCTATTTGTATCCAAACACTGAAGTACTATCTGGGGAAAGAGAAGAAcattgtgttaagaaaag AGCGCCCCAGAGTCAGGCTGATCCACAAGCTATGCATTAAGACTGGAGAAATGAAGGTGAGCTGTCTGGCCACGGGCTTCTACCCCCGACACATCAACCTGACCATGCTGAGAGATGGCCATCCCATCCCAGATGAGGAGCTGATTCTGGGGGAGGTGTTACCCAATGGAGATGGGACCTACCAGACAAGGAGGACCCTGAGTATCTGTTCagaggaactgagagagagacatcattACACCTGCTCTTTCACACATCTTACTCTGGACAACAAGCTGGACATAAACTGGG TACCAGAGGAAGGCTCAGATGTTGCAGTCATCAGTTCTCTGGTTGTAGTGCTGGTTCTGGTTCTTGTCTTTACCATCCCTGTATTTGTCCTCTGTAAGAGGAGACACAAAG tttcctcgaCCTCTTTTCTGAGAGTTGACTCTGCATCATGA